The Litchfieldia alkalitelluris genome has a window encoding:
- a CDS encoding Wadjet anti-phage system protein JetD domain-containing protein, producing MRKKLVTILELAKKATITLGELEQVAETLDTYEAFATTVQTLIDEGFITAVNSHGTNWYGLPNSFRIQKGKVKQPLIEEIQEVQFKVHTVIELRAYFTSSKKKWMEDKPWIMLIDEYLQSNGLPTTYTNSSERSYELMKDEKWIDEKGGKALLEKINLFDKLKIMKTPDPLMFAINPNQLTSNLKIHKHLIVENKATYSGLLESLQTTNFTTLIYGSGWKIASSLDQLPKQLGLSDTEGQHEIYYFGDLDYEGISIFYHLYGKYQVNLATCFYQALFLKPFYKGKENHNRNEDAVNHFLNYFGSEDQEIIKVMFHENGYYPQEALTKEELHTIWRNALWTDN from the coding sequence ATGAGAAAAAAGTTAGTCACTATCCTTGAATTAGCTAAAAAGGCTACGATAACGCTTGGAGAATTAGAGCAGGTTGCTGAGACTCTTGATACGTATGAAGCTTTTGCAACTACTGTTCAAACGTTAATAGACGAAGGATTTATTACGGCTGTAAATAGCCATGGGACCAATTGGTATGGACTTCCTAATAGTTTCCGCATCCAGAAAGGAAAAGTGAAGCAACCTCTCATTGAAGAGATTCAAGAGGTGCAATTTAAAGTGCATACTGTAATAGAGTTACGAGCATATTTTACTTCTTCAAAAAAGAAGTGGATGGAGGATAAGCCATGGATTATGCTCATCGATGAGTACTTACAGAGCAACGGTTTGCCTACTACCTATACTAATAGCTCGGAACGCTCCTATGAATTAATGAAAGATGAGAAATGGATTGATGAAAAGGGTGGAAAAGCTCTTTTAGAAAAAATCAATCTATTTGATAAGTTGAAAATAATGAAAACCCCAGATCCTCTCATGTTTGCGATAAACCCAAACCAACTAACATCTAATCTCAAAATACATAAACACCTTATTGTAGAAAACAAAGCCACCTATTCAGGACTACTAGAGTCATTACAAACTACAAATTTCACTACATTAATATATGGTTCGGGCTGGAAAATAGCGTCAAGTTTAGATCAACTTCCTAAACAACTCGGTCTCAGTGATACGGAAGGGCAGCATGAAATCTATTATTTTGGAGACTTAGATTATGAAGGGATTAGTATTTTCTATCATCTTTATGGGAAATACCAAGTGAACCTTGCTACGTGTTTTTACCAAGCACTGTTCCTGAAGCCTTTCTATAAAGGGAAAGAAAATCATAACAGAAATGAAGATGCGGTAAATCATTTTTTAAACTATTTTGGATCAGAAGACCAAGAGATTATTAAAGTCATGTTTCATGAAAATGGTTATTATCCTCAAGAAGCTCTAACGAAGGAAGAGTTACACACTATTTGGAGGAACGCGTTATGGACAGACAATTAA
- the rlmD gene encoding 23S rRNA (uracil(1939)-C(5))-methyltransferase RlmD codes for MEKQTVPIEKNEYYDVTFEDLTHDGAGVAKVEGFPIFVQNGLPDEKAKIKITKVKKGYAFGRLVELYEESPFRVDAPCPIYKQCGGCQLQHLSYEGQLVAKRKQVEEVLTRIGHLKNVTVHSVLGMDDPWRYRNKAQVPVAEREGGLVAGFYQQRSHEIIDMEACMIQQEKNDQVVQAVKRICEKYGVRAYDEKSHKGTIRHIMARYGVVTGEIMVVLVTRMGELPHKVKIIEEIVREIPEIKSVVQNINTKRTNVIFGDETNVLWGEEYIYDSIGDIKFAISARSFYQVNPEQTKVLYDKALEYAGLTGEESVIDAYCGIGTISLFLAQKAKKVFGVEIVPEAIEDAKRNAELNGIKNAEFAVGEAEVVIPQWKKEGNTAEVIVVDPPRKGCDDALLQTIIEMKPKRVVYVSCNPGTLARDLRVLEDGGFKTLEVQPVDMFPHTTHVECVAQLVLI; via the coding sequence ATGGAAAAACAAACTGTCCCAATTGAGAAAAATGAATACTATGATGTTACATTTGAGGATCTCACACATGATGGAGCGGGAGTCGCAAAGGTAGAAGGCTTTCCGATCTTTGTTCAAAATGGTTTACCAGATGAAAAAGCGAAGATTAAAATTACTAAAGTGAAAAAAGGCTATGCCTTCGGACGCCTTGTTGAATTATATGAAGAAAGCCCATTTAGAGTCGATGCGCCATGTCCGATTTATAAACAATGTGGGGGCTGTCAGCTTCAGCATTTAAGCTATGAAGGGCAATTAGTGGCGAAGAGGAAGCAAGTTGAAGAAGTTTTAACTCGAATTGGTCATCTGAAGAATGTCACCGTACATTCTGTCTTAGGAATGGACGACCCGTGGCGTTACCGGAATAAGGCACAGGTACCTGTTGCAGAGCGTGAAGGTGGACTTGTTGCAGGATTTTATCAGCAACGTAGTCACGAAATCATTGATATGGAAGCCTGTATGATTCAGCAGGAGAAAAATGATCAAGTGGTACAAGCTGTAAAGAGAATTTGCGAGAAGTATGGAGTTCGAGCGTATGATGAGAAAAGTCATAAAGGTACAATTCGCCATATTATGGCTCGGTATGGTGTCGTAACTGGTGAAATTATGGTGGTGCTAGTTACAAGAATGGGAGAATTACCTCATAAGGTTAAGATTATTGAAGAGATTGTACGTGAAATTCCAGAAATTAAATCTGTCGTTCAGAATATTAATACTAAGCGGACGAACGTGATATTTGGTGACGAAACGAATGTGCTTTGGGGCGAGGAGTATATCTACGATTCGATTGGAGATATCAAGTTTGCAATTTCAGCTAGATCTTTTTATCAAGTAAATCCTGAGCAGACGAAGGTGCTTTATGATAAGGCATTAGAATATGCAGGCTTAACCGGTGAAGAATCGGTGATTGACGCTTATTGTGGAATCGGGACCATTTCTCTGTTTTTAGCTCAAAAGGCGAAGAAGGTATTTGGTGTAGAAATAGTACCTGAGGCAATTGAGGATGCAAAGAGAAATGCAGAATTGAACGGGATTAAGAATGCTGAGTTTGCGGTGGGCGAAGCGGAAGTGGTTATTCCTCAGTGGAAAAAGGAAGGAAATACGGCTGAAGTGATTGTCGTTGATCCACCACGTAAGGGCTGTGATGATGCACTGTTGCAGACAATTATTGAGATGAAGCCGAAACGTGTGGTGTATGTTTCGTGTAATCCGGGCACATTGGCAAGGGATTTGCGCGTGCTTGAAGATGGTGGGTTCAAGACGCTTGAAGTGCAGCCGGTAGATATGTTTCCTCATACGACGCATGTTGAGTGTGTGGCACAGTTAGTTTTGATATAG
- a CDS encoding GNAT family N-acetyltransferase → MAHINIKRIDKVEFENLSHLIEESEKQGFRFVRRLVNEYLNGENSFSLEGEVLYGAYDRNGLLVAVAGLNRNPYSGENTIGRVRRCYVANEMRGQGIGKLLIEQLIKDADGMFNVLVLHTDTEQGDRFYQALGFVSDSERFLKSSHYYEIGH, encoded by the coding sequence TTGGCTCATATTAATATAAAAAGAATTGATAAGGTTGAATTTGAGAATTTATCACATTTAATTGAAGAAAGTGAAAAGCAGGGTTTTCGATTTGTTAGGCGGCTTGTGAACGAATATTTGAATGGGGAAAATTCATTTTCTCTTGAAGGTGAAGTATTGTATGGTGCATATGATAGGAATGGTCTCTTAGTAGCTGTTGCGGGATTGAACAGGAATCCTTATTCAGGGGAAAATACGATAGGTCGAGTGAGAAGGTGTTATGTCGCTAATGAAATGCGTGGACAGGGTATTGGAAAGCTACTTATTGAGCAACTCATTAAGGATGCAGATGGTATGTTTAACGTATTAGTATTACATACAGATACAGAACAAGGAGACCGATTTTATCAAGCACTCGGATTCGTAAGCGATTCCGAGCGTTTCCTTAAGTCCTCCCACTATTACGAAATTGGCCATTAA
- a CDS encoding diacylglycerol kinase, with product MKRARIIYNPTSGREVFKKHLPEVLDRLERAGYETSCHATTGAGDATTAAKIAVERQYDLVVAAGGDGTINEVVNGLAEQPYRPKLGIIPVGTTNDFARAIGVPRSTIEAACDVIVDGISMPIDVGRVNDRYFINIAGGGRLTELTYEVPSKMKTMIGQLAYYLKGIEMLPSIKPTEVEIEYDGKLFDGEIMLFLVSLTNSVGGFEKLAPDSSLNDGLFDLIILKKANLADFIKIASLAVRGEHVHDPHIIYTKANRIKVKATDKMQLNLDGEYGGLLPGEFVNLYQHIEVFVSKEKAEKMSGK from the coding sequence ATGAAAAGAGCGAGAATTATTTATAACCCAACTTCAGGGAGAGAAGTTTTTAAAAAGCACTTACCTGAAGTATTAGACCGGCTAGAGCGGGCAGGATATGAAACTTCATGTCATGCGACAACAGGTGCTGGAGATGCTACTACAGCTGCGAAAATTGCCGTGGAACGACAATATGATCTGGTGGTTGCAGCCGGTGGGGATGGTACGATTAATGAAGTCGTTAATGGTCTAGCAGAGCAACCTTACAGACCGAAGCTTGGAATTATTCCAGTTGGAACAACCAATGATTTTGCCAGAGCAATTGGTGTCCCACGCTCAACGATTGAAGCGGCATGTGATGTCATTGTTGACGGAATTTCAATGCCGATTGATGTCGGGCGAGTCAATGATCGTTATTTCATCAATATTGCTGGTGGAGGCCGACTAACCGAGTTAACCTATGAAGTACCAAGTAAAATGAAAACGATGATTGGGCAGCTTGCCTATTATTTAAAAGGAATTGAAATGCTTCCATCAATCAAGCCAACAGAGGTTGAGATTGAATATGATGGTAAGCTATTTGATGGAGAGATTATGCTTTTCTTAGTGTCTTTAACAAACTCAGTCGGTGGCTTTGAAAAGCTTGCACCTGATTCCTCGTTGAATGACGGTTTGTTCGATTTGATCATTTTGAAAAAGGCAAATCTAGCTGATTTTATTAAAATTGCCTCACTTGCCGTTCGTGGTGAGCATGTCCATGATCCACATATCATCTATACAAAAGCTAATCGGATTAAGGTGAAAGCAACTGATAAAATGCAGCTCAACCTTGATGGTGAATATGGTGGCTTGTTACCAGGCGAATTCGTGAACTTATATCAGCATATAGAAGTGTTTGTTTCAAAAGAAAAAGCAGAAAAGATGAGTGGGAAATAA
- a CDS encoding anti-sigma factor, with protein sequence MNHYKQQQWLDYINDKLIDAHREQMEDHLYSCDQCLEMYMMMVEQQEVELPDMSNESFTDKMLEQISVEEKGKTKRRLTQYPLFHYGIAAMITFSLMTSGFFQSITGVVATVEAASTTRVEAPVSENLMDKVISWIDKVLEHQKEGE encoded by the coding sequence ATGAACCACTACAAGCAACAACAATGGCTAGACTATATCAATGATAAGTTAATAGACGCACACCGTGAGCAAATGGAAGATCATCTATACTCCTGTGACCAATGTTTAGAAATGTACATGATGATGGTGGAACAACAAGAGGTCGAACTGCCAGATATGAGTAATGAAAGCTTTACAGATAAAATGCTTGAACAGATCTCGGTTGAAGAAAAAGGTAAAACGAAGAGAAGGTTGACTCAGTACCCGTTATTTCATTATGGGATCGCTGCAATGATTACATTTAGCTTAATGACATCAGGATTTTTTCAAAGTATTACAGGGGTAGTAGCAACAGTCGAAGCAGCTTCAACAACTAGAGTTGAGGCGCCTGTTTCAGAGAACTTAATGGATAAAGTCATTTCTTGGATTGATAAAGTATTAGAACATCAAAAGGAAGGTGAATAA
- a CDS encoding RNA polymerase sigma factor — MEDEKLIEKAIAGNEQAFRLLVEKYRHYLYKVVYPVVRNEKDAEDVTQETFIKIYYALPKYQKQGFKTWITRIAMNTAIDVTRKQVRKQESAVDDEILKQVTGTEVSAAVSLLRKEQREVVRTRIKELPDNYRDVIEDYYITEKNYKQIAEEQNVAVKTVEVKLHRARKWIKKHWKEDDF, encoded by the coding sequence ATAGAGGATGAGAAGTTAATCGAGAAGGCCATTGCCGGCAATGAACAGGCTTTTCGGTTGTTAGTGGAGAAATATCGTCATTATCTGTACAAAGTGGTTTATCCTGTTGTTCGTAATGAAAAAGACGCTGAAGATGTTACGCAAGAAACATTTATCAAAATCTATTACGCTCTCCCGAAGTATCAAAAGCAGGGCTTCAAAACATGGATAACACGAATTGCGATGAATACAGCAATTGATGTAACGAGAAAGCAAGTAAGGAAACAGGAAAGTGCAGTTGATGATGAAATTTTAAAACAAGTAACAGGAACAGAAGTAAGTGCAGCTGTCTCATTGCTGCGAAAAGAGCAAAGAGAAGTGGTTCGTACGAGAATTAAAGAATTGCCAGATAATTACCGAGATGTGATTGAGGATTATTACATAACGGAAAAGAATTATAAACAAATTGCAGAGGAACAAAATGTGGCTGTGAAAACGGTCGAGGTGAAGCTTCATCGAGCAAGAAAATGGATAAAAAAGCATTGGAAGGAGGATGATTTTTGA
- the gatB gene encoding Asp-tRNA(Asn)/Glu-tRNA(Gln) amidotransferase subunit GatB, whose translation MEFETVIGLEVHVELKTKSKIFSSSPNAFGAAPNSNTTVIDLGYPGVLPVLNKTAVDYAMRAAMALNCEVATDTKFDRKNYFYPDNPKAYQISQFDKPIGENGWIEIEVQGQKKRIGITRLHLEEDAGKLTHTGDGYSLVDYNRQGTPLIEIVSEPDIRTPEEAYAYLEKLKSIILYTGVSDVKMEEGSLRCDANISLRPVGQEEFGTKTELKNLNSFAFVQKGLEYEEIRQAEILKAGGTIGQETRRYDENTKTTKLMRVKEGSDDYRYFPEPDLVELYIDDEWKARVRAEIPELPDARKKRYVEDWGLPEYDAAVLTMSKDMADFFESTVAAGGDAKQASNWIMGDVSAYLNAESKELHEVALTAEGLAGMIKLIADGTISSKIAKTVFKELIENGGDAETIVKEKGLVQISDEGALTEIITKIIDANPQSVEDFKGGKGKAIGFLVGQVMKETKGQANPQLVNKILAEELNKR comes from the coding sequence ATGGAATTTGAAACAGTCATTGGACTTGAGGTCCATGTTGAGCTTAAAACTAAATCAAAAATCTTTTCAAGCAGTCCGAACGCCTTCGGTGCGGCTCCGAACTCAAATACAACAGTAATTGACTTAGGATATCCAGGTGTCCTCCCTGTTTTAAATAAAACCGCGGTTGATTATGCGATGCGTGCGGCAATGGCGCTTAACTGTGAAGTTGCCACAGATACAAAGTTTGATCGGAAAAACTATTTTTATCCAGACAATCCAAAAGCTTACCAAATTTCTCAGTTTGATAAGCCGATTGGTGAAAATGGTTGGATTGAGATTGAAGTGCAGGGCCAAAAGAAGCGTATCGGAATTACAAGACTTCACCTTGAAGAAGATGCTGGTAAGCTTACACATACAGGTGATGGATACTCACTAGTCGATTACAATCGTCAAGGAACACCATTAATTGAGATTGTATCTGAACCGGATATCCGTACACCTGAGGAAGCATATGCCTATCTAGAAAAATTAAAATCGATTATTCTCTATACAGGTGTTTCTGATGTGAAAATGGAGGAAGGCTCACTTCGCTGTGATGCAAATATATCACTTCGTCCCGTTGGACAAGAAGAATTTGGGACAAAAACTGAACTTAAAAACTTAAATTCATTTGCATTTGTTCAAAAAGGCTTAGAATATGAAGAAATACGCCAAGCAGAAATATTAAAAGCAGGCGGTACGATTGGCCAAGAAACTCGCCGTTATGACGAGAATACAAAAACAACGAAACTAATGCGTGTAAAAGAAGGATCTGACGATTATCGTTATTTCCCTGAGCCAGACTTAGTTGAGTTATATATTGATGATGAATGGAAGGCTCGTGTCCGTGCGGAAATTCCTGAGCTTCCAGATGCACGTAAAAAGCGTTATGTCGAAGACTGGGGACTGCCTGAATATGATGCTGCAGTCTTAACGATGTCAAAGGACATGGCAGACTTCTTTGAAAGTACAGTCGCAGCTGGTGGCGATGCAAAGCAGGCATCAAACTGGATTATGGGTGACGTCTCTGCATATCTGAATGCAGAATCAAAGGAATTACATGAAGTGGCATTAACAGCTGAGGGCTTAGCAGGAATGATTAAGCTAATTGCTGACGGAACGATTTCTTCTAAAATTGCCAAGACCGTCTTCAAGGAATTAATCGAAAATGGTGGCGACGCCGAAACGATTGTAAAAGAAAAAGGACTTGTACAAATCTCTGATGAAGGTGCACTGACTGAAATCATCACGAAGATTATTGATGCAAATCCACAATCGGTTGAAGATTTTAAAGGTGGTAAAGGTAAGGCGATTGGTTTCCTTGTTGGGCAAGTAATGAAGGAAACAAAAGGTCAGGCGAATCCGCAGTTGGTGAATAAGATTTTGGCTGAGGAATTGAATAAGCGTTGA
- the gatA gene encoding Asp-tRNA(Asn)/Glu-tRNA(Gln) amidotransferase subunit GatA yields MSLFGHKISELHSMLHKKEISVTDLVDQSYKRINEVEEQVQAFLTLDEEKARAYAKELDEAIGTKDQYGLLFGMPIGIKDNIVTKNLRTTCASKILENFDPIYDATAVQRLQQAEAVTIGKLNMDEFAMGSSTENSGFQVTKNPWNTEYVPGGSSGGSAVAVAAGEVPFSLGSDTGGSVRQPASFCGVVGLKPTYGRVSRFGLVAFASSLDIIGPITRNVEDNAYLLQAIAGVDPMDGTSANVDVPDYLSALTGDVKGLKIAVPSEYLGEGVNEEVKQSVLGALKILEKLGATWEEVSLPHSKYAVATYYLLSSSEASANLSRFDGVRYGYRTDNAENLLEMYKETRAEGFGDEVKRRIMLGTFALSSGYYDAYYKKAQKVRTLIKKDFEDVFEKYDVIIGPTTPTPAFKIGEKISDPLTMYANDILTIPMNLAGVPAISVPCGLSNGLPLGLQIIGKHFDESTIYRVAHAFEQATEFHKENPQL; encoded by the coding sequence ATGTCTCTTTTTGGTCATAAAATTTCAGAATTACATAGCATGTTACATAAAAAAGAAATATCAGTCACTGACCTAGTGGATCAGTCATATAAACGAATTAATGAGGTTGAGGAACAAGTTCAAGCATTTTTAACATTAGATGAAGAAAAAGCGAGAGCATATGCAAAAGAACTAGATGAGGCAATCGGAACTAAAGACCAATATGGTCTCCTTTTTGGAATGCCAATCGGGATTAAGGATAATATTGTTACAAAAAATTTGCGTACAACATGTGCTAGTAAAATCTTAGAAAACTTTGACCCAATTTATGATGCGACAGCAGTACAAAGACTACAACAAGCTGAAGCTGTTACAATTGGAAAGTTAAATATGGATGAGTTTGCGATGGGTTCATCAACTGAGAACTCTGGATTCCAGGTAACAAAAAATCCATGGAACACAGAGTATGTTCCAGGAGGATCGAGTGGTGGTTCTGCCGTCGCGGTAGCAGCAGGTGAGGTTCCATTTTCACTTGGATCTGATACAGGTGGTTCAGTAAGACAGCCGGCTTCCTTCTGTGGAGTTGTTGGATTAAAGCCTACATATGGTCGTGTATCACGTTTTGGACTTGTTGCGTTTGCATCATCACTTGATATTATTGGACCAATTACACGTAATGTCGAAGACAACGCATATCTTTTACAAGCAATCGCTGGAGTCGACCCAATGGATGGGACAAGCGCCAATGTCGACGTACCTGACTATTTATCAGCATTAACCGGTGATGTAAAAGGTTTGAAAATTGCCGTCCCTAGTGAATATCTTGGGGAAGGTGTAAATGAAGAGGTTAAGCAATCTGTATTGGGTGCATTAAAGATTCTAGAAAAACTAGGTGCAACTTGGGAAGAGGTTTCACTTCCACATTCTAAATATGCAGTAGCTACCTATTATCTTTTATCATCGTCAGAAGCTTCAGCAAACCTATCTCGTTTCGATGGAGTGAGATACGGATATCGCACAGATAATGCGGAAAACCTTTTGGAAATGTACAAGGAAACAAGAGCGGAAGGTTTTGGTGATGAAGTGAAGCGCCGAATCATGCTTGGGACCTTTGCACTTAGCTCTGGTTATTATGATGCTTATTATAAAAAAGCACAAAAAGTTCGTACATTAATCAAAAAAGATTTTGAAGATGTATTTGAAAAATATGACGTCATTATTGGACCTACAACACCAACTCCAGCATTTAAGATTGGTGAAAAAATCTCAGATCCACTTACCATGTATGCGAACGATATTTTAACCATCCCAATGAACTTAGCAGGTGTTCCAGCTATTTCAGTTCCATGTGGATTATCCAATGGTCTTCCACTCGGACTTCAAATTATCGGTAAGCATTTCGATGAAAGTACCATATATCGTGTTGCACATGCATTCGAGCAAGCAACAGAATTTCATAAAGAAAATCCACAATTGTAA
- the gatC gene encoding Asp-tRNA(Asn)/Glu-tRNA(Gln) amidotransferase subunit GatC has protein sequence MSRISIDQVKHVANLARLAVTEDEAKMFAKQLDDIITFAEQLNELDTEQVEPTSHVLPVKNVLREDVPQKGLPVEDVLKNAPDAKDGHFRVPSIIE, from the coding sequence ATGTCTAGAATTTCAATCGATCAAGTAAAGCATGTCGCAAATCTTGCGAGACTTGCTGTAACTGAAGATGAAGCGAAAATGTTTGCAAAGCAATTAGATGATATTATCACATTTGCTGAGCAGTTAAATGAATTAGATACAGAGCAAGTGGAGCCAACATCACATGTATTACCAGTGAAAAATGTACTTCGTGAGGATGTCCCACAAAAAGGATTACCGGTAGAAGATGTATTAAAGAACGCACCAGATGCGAAGGATGGACATTTCCGTGTTCCATCAATTATTGAGTAA
- the putP gene encoding sodium/proline symporter PutP, with product MDAAVLTTFIIYLVGMLGIGIAAYKLTSNLSDYVLGGRRLGPGVAALSAGASDMSSWLLLGLPGAVYISGGMNQIWIAVGLTVGAYLNWQFVAGRLRSYTEVANDSITIPDFFENRFKDTSKSLRVISALVILLFFTFYTSSGMVGGAKLFEASFGLSYNQALWIGAIVIISYTFLGGFLAVSWTDFIQGILMFLALIIVPIVAVTELGGWSNTVNTVGELDPMYLDAFTGMTGIGIISLLAWGLGYFGQPHILTRFMALRSVKDVPKARLIGMVWMVFGLFGAVFTGFAGIAYFAESPLPDGEQVFIMFTQVLFNPWVSGVLLAAILAAIMSTIDSQLLVSSSAVAEDFYKAILKKDASEKELVWVGRISVGVIALIALLLAMNPDSSVLDLVSYAWAGFGAAFGPVIILSLFWKRMNRWGALAGMITGAITVVIWSNIGSDLYEIVPGFIISTIAVFIVSLVTEAPSQEIQDEFEKARG from the coding sequence ATGGATGCTGCAGTATTAACCACATTTATAATTTATTTAGTAGGTATGTTAGGCATAGGTATCGCAGCCTATAAGTTAACTAGTAATCTTTCAGACTATGTATTAGGAGGAAGGCGACTAGGACCAGGAGTTGCAGCGCTAAGTGCGGGTGCATCAGACATGAGTAGTTGGTTATTACTAGGTCTACCTGGGGCAGTTTATATTAGTGGAGGTATGAATCAAATATGGATCGCAGTTGGTTTAACTGTCGGTGCATACTTAAACTGGCAATTTGTTGCAGGTCGTTTAAGATCTTACACTGAGGTTGCTAATGATTCAATTACAATTCCAGATTTCTTTGAAAATCGTTTTAAAGATACATCAAAATCATTACGCGTGATTTCAGCACTAGTAATTTTATTATTCTTCACATTCTATACTTCTTCAGGTATGGTAGGTGGAGCTAAGTTGTTTGAAGCTTCATTTGGGCTTTCTTATAATCAAGCACTTTGGATTGGTGCAATAGTTATCATTTCTTACACATTCTTAGGTGGATTCTTAGCCGTAAGTTGGACAGATTTTATCCAAGGAATTTTAATGTTCTTAGCATTGATCATTGTTCCGATTGTTGCAGTAACTGAACTTGGTGGTTGGAGCAATACAGTAAATACAGTTGGTGAATTAGATCCTATGTATCTTGATGCGTTCACTGGCATGACTGGTATTGGAATCATTTCATTACTAGCATGGGGATTAGGTTACTTCGGTCAACCACATATCCTTACACGTTTTATGGCATTACGTTCTGTAAAAGATGTACCTAAAGCTAGATTAATAGGTATGGTTTGGATGGTATTTGGATTATTTGGAGCAGTATTCACTGGTTTTGCAGGTATCGCGTATTTCGCAGAAAGCCCACTACCAGATGGAGAGCAAGTCTTCATTATGTTTACACAAGTATTATTTAACCCATGGGTATCAGGTGTTCTATTAGCAGCGATTTTAGCAGCTATCATGAGTACAATTGATTCTCAGTTACTTGTTTCTTCAAGTGCTGTAGCAGAGGATTTCTACAAAGCAATTCTTAAGAAAGATGCTTCAGAAAAAGAACTTGTATGGGTTGGTAGAATTTCAGTTGGTGTTATCGCATTAATTGCACTTTTACTAGCTATGAATCCAGATAGCTCTGTTTTAGACTTAGTAAGCTATGCATGGGCTGGTTTCGGAGCTGCGTTTGGTCCCGTTATCATTTTATCCCTATTCTGGAAACGGATGAATCGTTGGGGTGCTTTAGCTGGAATGATCACTGGAGCAATCACAGTTGTAATATGGAGTAATATTGGGTCTGATTTATATGAAATCGTACCAGGCTTCATTATCTCAACAATTGCAGTATTTATCGTAAGTTTAGTAACAGAAGCACCATCACAAGAAATTCAAGATGAATTTGAAAAAGCTAGAGGTTAA